A DNA window from Mucilaginibacter xinganensis contains the following coding sequences:
- a CDS encoding PorP/SprF family type IX secretion system membrane protein, translating to MRVRTVVMLLVLFWLGRGEQLKAQSQSFSFTQYMDNLTPFNPAYSVLDQAYSVNTMAKKQFVGIDGAPTTLLLNGNVPIESINGAAGLIIFNDKIAIEHQTEVNAYFSKAIQLGQSDYLAVSLNAGIRNYVANYSTLGPEDPSFANDVRQTRPNIGFGVMYFTDWYYLGISAPELTITSLGTASVQSTYNFRSHYYFTGALLADLGEDFKLKPSVLVSYAKDVPLVADISGIFYMKETLGLGAGYRTSQNLAAGIITLNLDQVHIGYSYQFGTSSSNLGGFNLATHEVTLSYRFGKGITKRKLL from the coding sequence ATGCGTGTAAGAACTGTAGTAATGCTGTTGGTTTTGTTTTGGTTGGGGAGAGGGGAGCAGTTGAAAGCACAAAGTCAATCCTTCAGCTTTACACAGTACATGGATAACCTGACGCCGTTTAACCCGGCTTATTCGGTGCTTGATCAGGCTTATTCTGTAAATACAATGGCTAAAAAGCAATTTGTAGGAATAGATGGCGCCCCGACTACGCTTTTATTAAATGGCAACGTGCCTATTGAATCTATCAACGGAGCGGCCGGACTTATTATTTTTAATGACAAGATTGCAATAGAGCACCAAACAGAAGTAAACGCCTATTTTTCAAAGGCGATACAATTGGGGCAAAGCGACTACCTTGCCGTATCATTAAATGCAGGCATTCGAAACTATGTGGCTAATTACTCGACACTTGGACCAGAAGATCCTTCGTTTGCTAATGATGTCAGACAAACAAGGCCTAATATCGGCTTTGGTGTAATGTATTTTACTGACTGGTATTACCTGGGAATATCTGCGCCGGAACTAACAATAACCAGCCTTGGAACAGCATCTGTACAAAGTACTTATAACTTTAGAAGTCACTATTATTTTACAGGAGCACTGCTGGCAGATTTGGGAGAGGATTTCAAGTTAAAGCCATCGGTATTGGTTTCTTATGCAAAGGATGTCCCGCTGGTAGCGGATATCTCCGGCATTTTTTATATGAAAGAAACGCTGGGGCTTGGCGCCGGATACCGTACCAGTCAGAACCTGGCTGCAGGAATTATTACACTAAACCTTGATCAGGTGCATATTGGTTATAGCTACCAGTTTGGCACTTCATCAAGTAATCTTGGCGGGTTCAATTTGGCTACACATGAAGTAACACTCAGTTACCGGTTCGGTAAGGGTATCACCAAACGGAAATTGTTGTAA